GATGCCATTCAGCACAGTGAGGTCCGTGGAGAGCTGCTGGTACTTTGGGGAAAGTTACTGTAAATTTCACACTTGTTTTGATGGGTCATTCTGTTATGCTTCCATCTACCACTTGTGCTTTATCTCTCTGGACAGGTACATTGCTGTCACTGACCCCCTGGTCTATCCAACCAGGTtcactgagtctgtttctggtatGTGTATTGCCTTCTCCTGGCTCTTTTcgattatttattctttttccttttttggcacAGGAGCAAATGCAGCTAGACTGGAGGATCTAGTAAGTGCGCTCACCTGTGTGGGAGGCTGTCAAATTGCAGTGAATCAGAGTTGGGTATTGGtgaattttctattatttttcatccGCACCCTTGTGATGATAGTTCTTTACTCCAAGATTTTCCTCATTGCTAAACAGCAGGCTAGAAAAATTGAGAGTCTGAacaacaagactgggagatgctCAGACAGCTTCCAAGACAGAGTGgccaagagggagagaaaggcagcAAGAACACTGGGCGTCGCAGTGCTAGCGTT
The genomic region above belongs to Bos indicus isolate NIAB-ARS_2022 breed Sahiwal x Tharparkar chromosome 9, NIAB-ARS_B.indTharparkar_mat_pri_1.0, whole genome shotgun sequence and contains:
- the LOC109563545 gene encoding trace amine-associated receptor 7a-like; this translates as MSSASPSAAAVQLCYEHLNGSCVKTPYSPGPRLILYTVFIFGAVLAVFGNLLVMISNLHFKQLHSPTNFLIASLACADFLVVVTVMPFSTVRSVESCWYFGESYCKFHTCFDGSFCYASIYHLCFISLDRYIAVTDPLVYPTRFTESVSGMCIAFSWLFSIIYSFSFFGTGANAARLEDLVSALTCVGGCQIAVNQSWVLVNFLLFFIRTLVMIVLYSKIFLIAKQQARKIESLNNKTGRCSDSFQDRVAKRERKAARTLGVAVLAFLVSWLPYFLDAIIDAFLGFITPTYVYEILVWIAYYNSAMNPLIYAFFYPWFRKAIKLIVTGKVLRANSLTVNLFSG